GAGTATTCGGGTGAGGACTCGCCGAAGTAGATCCTGGGTTCGTAGGTGCTGTCGTTGCCCAGCACGCCTGTTGACGGAATGCCGGACTGCAGGAATTCAGGTTTGCCATCAGCCGTGAACTTGTTGCCCTTGGCGGCCACCACTCCATAGCCGTGGGTGTACACCACGTGCTGGTTGAGCCAGCCCTGCTGGTTGGTCTGTACGTTGGTGGGGTTCAGTTCCCGGACCGCGATCACGGTGTCCTGGATCTTGCCGTCCACCTCGTAACGGTCCACGTTGAGGGCCTTGGGGAACTGGTAGTACGGGCGGTACTGTTCCAGCTGCGCAAAAGCATCCGAAATCAGGTTCGGGTCCAGGAGGCGGATGTTGGCTGTCGTCTGGGCATCGGGGGCCAGGGCCCCGGTGTTGGCCGTATTGGTGGCGTCGTAACGGGTTTCCTGGATGCCGTCCAGGCCGTAGGCCTTGCGCGTGTTATCGATGTTGCGCTTGATGTACTCGCTTTCCAGCGTCTGCTCGGATGGGCGGACCTGGAACTGCTGGATGACCCACGGATAGACACCGCCGGCCAGGATGGAAGTGATGATCAGCATGGCAGTGCCGATCACCGGCAAGCGCCAGCGGCCGATGACGGCAGCCACGATGAACAGGATGGCCACCAGGACCGCGGCCGCCGCGAGGATGGCCTTGGTGGGGATAACGGCGTTGACATCCGTGTAAAGGGCACCGGCCCAGCGGCCGCCGTTGCTCTGCACCGAAGAGTAGCGGTCCAGCCAGAAGTTGACGCCCAGGAGCACCAGGAAAGCGGCGCCCGTGACGGCGATGTGGATCTGCGCGGCCCGGCTGGTGAACACGCCGCGCTCCATCAGCCGGATGCTGCCGTAGAGGTAGTGGGTGAGGATGCCGGCGATGCCCGCTATCACCACCACGCTGATCAGGAATCCGGTCACAAACCCAAGGAACGGCAGGGTCATCAGGTAGAAGCTGATGTCCATGTTGAACTGCGGATCGGTCTGGCCAAAGCCCACCTGGTTGAAGAACAGCAGGACTTTCTGCCACTGGCTGGCGGCTGCGCTGCCGGCAAACAAGCCAAACAGGACCGGCAGGCCAACCATGACAATCCTGCGGACAGGCTCCAGCTGTGCCTGGTAACGGTTGAGGTTGTCCCGCACCTCCGAGTCAGGCGCGTAAACGGGCCGGGCGTTGTAGGCAATCCGGATCGAGAAGAAGACGGCCGCGAACATAATGGCGAAGCCGGCCGCGAATGTTGCGATCTTGGCGAGGTTCTCGGTAATGAAGACCTCGACGAAGCCCAGCTGCCGGTACCAGAGGACGTCGGTCCAGACGTTGGCGAAGAAGATGAACCCCACCACCACCAGGGCGACGACGATCAAGGTGGGCGTCAGGGCGCCGCGTCGTGAAGGGGGCCTGCCTGTGGACATGGTGCTGGCGGGACGGGACAAACTGGGTACCTCATAGCTGGTCGTCGAGATTCGAAGCGTGCGAGCGACGTACGGTACCGGTCAAACGGCTGGTTTCGTCCGTCATCTGTGCCACGAGTGGCGGTGGAGCTTAGTTCCTGTCGAGTCTAGTTGGGCTCAGTCTAGTGCTGGCGCCGGTGCTATTTGCCGGTGCAGGACGGAAGTGCGGAGGTGTCCTGCCCGCTTCCCGCCAGCTCCACCGCGTGCCGGGCCCCGGCGAGGTTCTCCACCCGGACCACCTGGAGTCCGTCGGGAACGTGGCCGGCAACCTCGTCACAGTTGGCGGCGGGCGCCAGGAAGAGGGTGGCCCCGGCGGAGCGCGCCCCCCGCATCTTCTGGCCGATGCCACCGATGGGGCCCACCGCTCCGTCCGGGGATATGGTGCCCGTGCCGGCGATGTGCTTGCCGCCCGTGAGGTCGCCCGGCGTGACGGTGTCGATAATGCCCAGCGAGAACATGAGGCCTGCGCTGGGCCCGCCCACCTTGTCCAGCGAGATTTGCACCTGGAACGGGAAAGTGAAGAGATATTTCAACATGACACCTAGGATGAAGCGGCCCTGGCCATTGTCCTTGGGGGTGATCTGGACCGTGACAGGCTGGCCCGCCCGCTCAACTGTCACCGTTGCCGGCGCTCCCTTGCCCGCGGCCAGCTCATCCTGGACAACGGACAGTGAGGTGATGTCCTTGCCATTGATGGCCTTGAGGATGTCCCCCTGCTGGATCTTTCCTGCCGACGCCGAGTCCTTGGACAGGTCCGCGGCCTGGAGCTGCTGGCCGAACGGGATCTTGAGTTCGTTCAGTGCGGAGGCCACGGCGTTCTCCTGCGACGTGGCCATGGCCACCGCGCTCTGTTCCTGGGCCTCTTCCTTGGTGGTGCCGGTCGGATAGATCAACTCCACCGGGTATACGGCCTTGGAGCCGTCCAGCCAGGCGGAGAAGGCGTCGAGGATGCTGACGGAGCCCGTGGGGCCGCCGTCGACGTACACCGTGGTCAGATCGAGGCTCCCGGCAGCGGGATAGGTTTCATGGCCGCTGACATTGATCACCGGATGGCCCTGGCTCTCCCCCAGGGTGTTGTAGGTGGGCCCGGGAGACTCGATGACATAGGGCACTGGAACGGTACCCACGGCAATCCCCAACCCCAACGCCGCCAGCCCGGCAACCATCATGGTGGAAAGCCGCCTGCGGGGCTGCCCGCCGTCGTAATCCCCGGAGCCGCCTCCGGCGCCCTCGGTGCCGCTTCCACCAGTGCTTTCCGGTGGACCGCCGGCGCCCACAGGCGCGGGAGTGGAAAAGGGGGAAACGTCGGGAACGTGGTCCTCGGAGGGATGTCCGCCACGGGTTGTAGTCACCCCCCAACACTACGCGGTGACGGCGCGGCGGGGGCGCTTTGCCTAGAGCGAACGACGGCGGCGGACGGCAGACAGCCGACCCCCGCCGGGGTACCGTGAAGGTTGATCAACAGTCACACCATCGATCGGCGGGACCATGACCTCCAACCCACTCAATCCGTCCAACGGCGACGACAATCCGAAGGATCCGTTGACCGAAATGCTGCAGAATCTGATGGGCGGCAAGGGGATGGAAAACTTCGACCCCGCCGAACTCGCCAAGGCTGCAGGCCTCCCGGACGACCCCAACCTGCTGGCACAGATGTTCTCCCAGGTGCAGGCGATGATGAGCGCCCCGTCCGAGGGCCCCGTCAACTGGACCCTGGCCCACGACAATGCCCGGCGCGTAGCCGCAAGCAGCTCTGACCCGTCGGTCACTGCGCAGCAGTCGCGGGACGTCGACGAAGCCCTCCGCCTCGCAGAGCTGTGGCTGGACCCCGTCACCGACCTGCCCTCCACCGGCCTGATCGGCAAAGCCTGGTCGCGCGCCGAGTGGGTGGAGGCCACGCTGGGGACCTGGAAGCGGCTCACTGAGCCCGTGGCCAACAGCATCGCCAACGCCCTGTCCTCCGCCATGACGGAGCAGATGCCCGAGGAAATGAAAGCCATGATGGGCGGGGCCTCGTCCATGCTGCAGAACATGGGCGGCGCGATCTTCGGCATGCAGCTGGGGCAGGCCATCGGTGCCCTTTCCCAGGACGTGGTGAGCTCCACTGACATCGGCGTGCCGCTCGCCGACCTGGAAATGGCGCTCCTGCCCACCAATGTTGCGGCGTTCGGTGCAGGCCTGTCCCTGCCCGAAAACGACATCCGGCTGTTCCTTGCCGTGCGGGAAGCCGCGCACGCGCGCCTCTTCGTACAGGTTCCGTGGCTGCGCGGACACCTGCTGGGCGCCATCGAGGCATACGCCCGGGGCATCCACATCGACACCTCACGCATCGAGGAGCTTGCCCGCGACCTGGACCCCAGCAACCCCGAGGGCATCCAGGAGGCCCTGTCCCAGGGTGTCTTCATGCCGCAGCGGACCCCCGCCCAGGAACAGGCGCTAAAGAAGCTCGAGACGGCGCTGGCCCTGGTGGAAGGTTGGGTGGACGAACTCACCGCTGCTGCCACCGAGAAGGTCCTGCCGTCCGCCGGCGCGCTGCGCGAAACAGTGCGCCGCCGGCGGGCAACCGGCGGCCCCGCCGAACACGCCTTCGCTTCCCTGGTGGGACTCGAGCTGCGGCCGCGCAGGCTCCGCGACGCCGCCACCCTGTGGGCCAGCCTGAAGGAAGAGCGCGGCATCGAAGGCCGTGACGCCATCTGGCACCACCCCGACCTGCTGCCCACCGCCGAGGACCTGGATGACCCGAAGGGCTTCAGCTCACGCCGCAAGCTCGCCGAAGCCAGCGACAGCGAAGTGGATGATGCCCTGCAGAAGCTGCTCAGCGGCGGATTCGAGGACACCGCCGAAGCCGACAGCTCCGAGGGTGGGGACGGGGACGCCGGGGGCAAGGACTCGCGGGGCAAGGACGACGACGGCGGAACCGACCAGCCCAGGGGCTGACACTTAGCCGGCGGGCCAGGAATTCCTGGCCCGCCGGGGTGTTTAACCCGCCGGAACAAAGGCCGGATTCCCCGGGAAGGGCCTAGTCCGCGTCTGCCAACCAGTCTCCCTGCAGCTGCCCGGTGTCTGTCTGGCTCCCTGCCGCATCTTGCTTCAGGCCCTGGTGTGCCAGCCCCCGGGACGTGGCATACGAGACACCCTCGAGGAATGCCTTGGCCCGCCGGGTCTCCGGATACGCCTCCAGCAACTTCCAGAACGCCGCGCTGTGGGAGGCCACCAGGAGGTGGGCCAGTTCGTGGAGCAGGACGTAGTCGATGACCCACTGCGGCATGGGCCGCAGCTTGTCCGACAGCCGGATGGTTCCATCGGCCGGGGTGGCAGAACCCCACCGGGAGTTCTGGTTGCCCACCCACCTGACGGCGGAAGGACGTGACCGGCCGCCAAGATACTTGGCGGACAGCTGTGCCGCATGGGCTGCAAGGGCCTCATCGGTGGCAGGACGCCGCCGGCCGGATGCTGCCCGCCGCTCCCCCTGCCTGTGCAGTTTTTCCAGCATGCGCTGGACCCACTCCCGCTCCTGCGCAGCAGTGAACCGGGCCGGGATGGCAACCACCGCCGTCCCGTCTTCCCAAAACGCAGCTACCGTGCGGGTACGCCGGGCAGACCGCCGCACCTCCACGGGGAAACCGTCGGCAGTGGCCAAGGCCGCGGCCGGCTGGGGCGCTGCCCGCCGGGCGGGTGCCTGCCGGGAACTGCTGCTGGGGCTGCGCCTCACAGGACGGAGCTTTCAGCCAGTACCCGGAGGACGTCTTCCCCGTACCTCTCCAGCTTGGAGGGACCCACGCCGGCGAGCCCGGACAGCTCCTCCAGCGACGCCGGCCGCGCCTCGGCTATGGCCGTGAGGGTGGCATCGGTGAACACCACGAACGCCGGAACGTCCGCGGACTGCGCCACTTCCCGGCGCCAGCTGCGGAGGGCGTCGAAGGTCTGTTCCTCGTAGGTGGGCGGGCACGCGTTGCAGCGTCCCACCTTCCGTTCAGCTCCGGTGGCAAGCATGCTGCCGCAGACCCGGCAGACGGCGGGGGCGGCAGCCTTGCGGCGGGGCACCGTTCCCTTCCCCCGGGTACTTGAGCTTGCTACCGAGTCAGGCCGCAGGCCGTCAAGGAACCGGGACGGCTTGCGGTTGGCCCGGCCCCCGGGGGTCCTTGCCGTGCTCCATGAGAGGGACAGGTGTTCGCGGGCACGGGTGATCCCGACATACAGCAGGCGGCGTTCTTCATCCACCGATTCGGGCGAATCGGCGAAGGAAATAGGCATCAGCCCTTCGCTAAGGCCCACCAGGAAGACGGCATCCCATTCCAGGCCCTTGGCGGCATGGAGGGAGGCAAGCGTGACGCCCTGCACGGTGGGCGCGTGCTGGGCGAGCGAGCGTTCCTGGAGTTCGTTAACGAAGTCCGCCAGGCCGAACTGGGCTCCGCGGTTCTGCACGAGCTCATCGGCCAGCGCCACCAGGGCAGCCAGCGACTCCCAGCGTTCGCGCAGGGCGCCGCCACTGTGCGGCGCGGACTCGGTGTAGCCCAGGGAGGAAACGATGTCGCGCACCAGCTGCCCGAGAGGTTCGGGGGTATCCGTTTCGGACACAGCCCTGGTGGCTGCGCGGAGCTGGAGGATTGCGTCCCGAACCTCCTTGCGGGCAAAGAAGCGTTCACCGCCCCGAAGCTGGTAGCCAATGCCCGCCGCTGCCAGTGCCTGCTCGTACGCCTCGGACTGTCCGTTAGTGCGGAAAAGGACAGCCACCTGGCTGGCCGGAGTGCCGGCGTCGAGCAGTGCCTTGATCTTCTGCGCCACTGTGGCGGCTTCCGCTTCATCATCCGTGCACTCGGTGAACTGCGGTGCAGGCCCGGCAGGACGCTGGGCCACGAGCTGCAGGGGCGTGGCCCAGGCTGCGTCGGCGGCAGGCCCTCCGCTGGGGCGGCCGGCCAGCAGGTCATTGGCCAGTTTCACCACCTGCGGCGTTGAACGGTAGTCCCTGATGAGCTTGACTACATTGGCCTGCGGATAGCGGGCCTTGAAGTCCAGGAGGTGCCGGGGCGATGCGCCGGTAAAGGAATAGATGGTCTGGCTGGCGTCGCCCACCACGCAGAGTTCGTCCCGCCCGCCGAGCCAGAGCTCCAGGAGCCGCTGCTGCAGCGGTGACACGTCCTGGTATTCGTCCACCACGAAGTGCCGGTACTGTTCGCGAACGGTGGCGGCCACCCTTTCGTCCTCCTGCAGGATGCCCACCGTGATCAGCAGGACGTCCTCGAAGTCAATCACGTTGCGGTCGGTCTTAACGTCCTCATAGGCCTGGAAGACACGCGCCACCGCGGTGAGGTCGAACCCGCCGGGCGCGCCCCTCCCCTGGGCGTTTTCCAGGTAGTTGGCAGGTGTCAGCATTGACACCTTGGCCCACTCGATTTCCGAGGCAAGGTCGCGGATGGATGCGCGGTCGGTGCTGAGCCTGAGCCGGCGGGCCGCCTCCGCAAGCAGCTGGGCCTTGTGGTCCAGCAGGTTGGGCAGCGTGCCGCCTACAGCCTGCGGCCAAAAGAACTGCAACTGCCGCAGGGCGGCCGCGTGGAAGGTCCGTGCCTGCACATTTCCCGCGCCGAGGTCCCGCAGGCGGCTGCGCATCTCAGCGGCGGCGCGGGCGGTGAAGGTGACTGCGAGGAGGCGCTGCGGGGTGTAGACCCCGGAGTGCACACCGTAGGCAATGCGGTGCGTGATGGCGCGGGTCTTTCCGGTTCCCGCCCCGGCCAGCACGCACAGCGGCCCGTTCAGGGTGCTGGCCACCTCACGCTGTTCGTCGTCCAGCCCTCCAAGGATCCGGTCCTCAAGGGAGCCTGATCCATCAAAATTCTCTGTAGTCACTTCTGCTGCTTTGTTTCTCGACTACCGCGTGCTGGTGTCTGGTGGATGGAATAACTTAGGCGCCGGCCAGGTCCTGGATCCGGCCGCCGTACCAGTGCTCAATCAGCGAGCGGGCGATGGAGAGCCTGGTGGAAATGGTGATCTCCCCGCTGAGCACCGCCTCCTGGAGTTCGTCGCGGCTGAACCAGCGCGCCCTGGTGACCTCCACGCCGTCGGGCGTTGCCTCAGCGTCGTCGGTAACGGCGGTAAATCCAAGCATAAGGGAGGCCGGGAACGGCCACGACTGGGAGCCCAGGTACTGGCAGGCGGTGACACGCACTCCCACCTCTTCCTGGATCTCGCGGACCACCGCTTCCTCGAGCGACTCCCCGGGCTCAACGAATCCGGCCAGGGTGGAGTAGTTCCGTGCATCCAGGGGGCCGCCGCCGCCCAGGAGCAGCCTGCCGTCCGGGCCTACCACCGTGACAATGATGGCGGGGTCGGTCCGGGGAAAATGCTCGGAGTTGTCTGCCGGGCACCGGCGCACCCAGCCGCCGGCTTCCACCTGGGTGGGTGTGCCGCAGCGGGGGCAGTGGGTGTGGGCTGCGTGCCAGTTGGCGATGGCGCTGGACTCCACGAAAAGGGCAGTGGAAGTGGCGGTCAATCCTGCCGCGACCTCCCTGAACCCGGCCCAGGCTGCATCGGCGGGAATCCCGGCAGTGCCTGGCTCCGCGGGTTCAGGCAGTACGAACAGCAGCAGTTCGGTACCGGCTGGGAGATCGGCGTCGGGTAGTGCCGACCCCAGGTACACGATG
This window of the Pseudarthrobacter defluvii genome carries:
- a CDS encoding M48 family metallopeptidase; amino-acid sequence: MATADGFPVEVRRSARRTRTVAAFWEDGTAVVAIPARFTAAQEREWVQRMLEKLHRQGERRAASGRRRPATDEALAAHAAQLSAKYLGGRSRPSAVRWVGNQNSRWGSATPADGTIRLSDKLRPMPQWVIDYVLLHELAHLLVASHSAAFWKLLEAYPETRRAKAFLEGVSYATSRGLAHQGLKQDAAGSQTDTGQLQGDWLADAD
- a CDS encoding ATP-dependent helicase encodes the protein MTTENFDGSGSLEDRILGGLDDEQREVASTLNGPLCVLAGAGTGKTRAITHRIAYGVHSGVYTPQRLLAVTFTARAAAEMRSRLRDLGAGNVQARTFHAAALRQLQFFWPQAVGGTLPNLLDHKAQLLAEAARRLRLSTDRASIRDLASEIEWAKVSMLTPANYLENAQGRGAPGGFDLTAVARVFQAYEDVKTDRNVIDFEDVLLITVGILQEDERVAATVREQYRHFVVDEYQDVSPLQQRLLELWLGGRDELCVVGDASQTIYSFTGASPRHLLDFKARYPQANVVKLIRDYRSTPQVVKLANDLLAGRPSGGPAADAAWATPLQLVAQRPAGPAPQFTECTDDEAEAATVAQKIKALLDAGTPASQVAVLFRTNGQSEAYEQALAAAGIGYQLRGGERFFARKEVRDAILQLRAATRAVSETDTPEPLGQLVRDIVSSLGYTESAPHSGGALRERWESLAALVALADELVQNRGAQFGLADFVNELQERSLAQHAPTVQGVTLASLHAAKGLEWDAVFLVGLSEGLMPISFADSPESVDEERRLLYVGITRAREHLSLSWSTARTPGGRANRKPSRFLDGLRPDSVASSSTRGKGTVPRRKAAAPAVCRVCGSMLATGAERKVGRCNACPPTYEEQTFDALRSWRREVAQSADVPAFVVFTDATLTAIAEARPASLEELSGLAGVGPSKLERYGEDVLRVLAESSVL
- a CDS encoding YlbL family protein, which gives rise to MTTTRGGHPSEDHVPDVSPFSTPAPVGAGGPPESTGGSGTEGAGGGSGDYDGGQPRRRLSTMMVAGLAALGLGIAVGTVPVPYVIESPGPTYNTLGESQGHPVINVSGHETYPAAGSLDLTTVYVDGGPTGSVSILDAFSAWLDGSKAVYPVELIYPTGTTKEEAQEQSAVAMATSQENAVASALNELKIPFGQQLQAADLSKDSASAGKIQQGDILKAINGKDITSLSVVQDELAAGKGAPATVTVERAGQPVTVQITPKDNGQGRFILGVMLKYLFTFPFQVQISLDKVGGPSAGLMFSLGIIDTVTPGDLTGGKHIAGTGTISPDGAVGPIGGIGQKMRGARSAGATLFLAPAANCDEVAGHVPDGLQVVRVENLAGARHAVELAGSGQDTSALPSCTGK
- the nudC gene encoding NAD(+) diphosphatase; the protein is MSHTESITPVHQAVPAPLPANHLVDTLLPVRPALVDRGSAVRGRPGMVDELLAGPEAVAAVLSRRQGLVRGSNLVLTGARDLLAELTEAGSAPELIVYLGSALPDADLPAGTELLLFVLPEPAEPGTAGIPADAAWAGFREVAAGLTATSTALFVESSAIANWHAAHTHCPRCGTPTQVEAGGWVRRCPADNSEHFPRTDPAIIVTVVGPDGRLLLGGGGPLDARNYSTLAGFVEPGESLEEAVVREIQEEVGVRVTACQYLGSQSWPFPASLMLGFTAVTDDAEATPDGVEVTRARWFSRDELQEAVLSGEITISTRLSIARSLIEHWYGGRIQDLAGA
- a CDS encoding zinc-dependent metalloprotease, whose amino-acid sequence is MTSNPLNPSNGDDNPKDPLTEMLQNLMGGKGMENFDPAELAKAAGLPDDPNLLAQMFSQVQAMMSAPSEGPVNWTLAHDNARRVAASSSDPSVTAQQSRDVDEALRLAELWLDPVTDLPSTGLIGKAWSRAEWVEATLGTWKRLTEPVANSIANALSSAMTEQMPEEMKAMMGGASSMLQNMGGAIFGMQLGQAIGALSQDVVSSTDIGVPLADLEMALLPTNVAAFGAGLSLPENDIRLFLAVREAAHARLFVQVPWLRGHLLGAIEAYARGIHIDTSRIEELARDLDPSNPEGIQEALSQGVFMPQRTPAQEQALKKLETALALVEGWVDELTAAATEKVLPSAGALRETVRRRRATGGPAEHAFASLVGLELRPRRLRDAATLWASLKEERGIEGRDAIWHHPDLLPTAEDLDDPKGFSSRRKLAEASDSEVDDALQKLLSGGFEDTAEADSSEGGDGDAGGKDSRGKDDDGGTDQPRG